The Thalassolituus oleivorans MIL-1 genome includes the window GCAGCTGTCATCTTGTCGGCCAGCATGGCAGCGTAATACAACATGGCACGACCGCCTTCTGCAATCGCCTTCTGAGTCAGAAGCATACGACGTACGTCTGGGTGAACGATGATGGCATCAGCTACTTTATCTGGGCTCTTCTTGCCGCTCAATGAACGCATAGAACGACGATCGCGTGCGTATGGTAATGCACCTTGGAATGACAATTCAGCCGCACCAACGCCTTGAATAGAGGTACCGATACGTGCCGTGTTCATGAACGTGAACATGCACTGCAAACCTTTGTTTTCAGGTCCGATCAAGAAACCTTTAGCGTTATCAAAGTTCATCACACAGGTTGAAGAACCGTGAATACCCATTTTGTGTTCGATAGAACCACAAGTAACTGGGTTGCGTTCGCCCAATGAACCATCAGCATTCACATTGAACTTAGGCACGATAAACAAAGAAATACCACGAGTACCTTCTGGAGCATTTGGTAGACGTGCTAATACGATGTGCACAATATTGTCAGTGAAATCGTGTTCACCAGACGAAATAAAGATCTTAGTGCCGGTTAGGTTGTAGCTACCATCCGCATTTAATTCCGCTTTGGTTTTTACTTGGCCTAAGTCAGTACCACATTGTGGTTCTGTCAAACACATAGTGCCGGTCCAACGACCTTCGGTCATTGGAATTAAGTATGTTTGCTTTTGTTCTTCAGTACCGTGCATATACACAGTATTCATAGCACCCATAGACAAGCCTGGGTACATGTTCCAAACCCAGTTAGCCGTCGCCATCATCTCAGACTTAACAACGCCTAATGACAATGGTAAACCTTGGCCGCCGTAAGCCACTGGAGCAGACATACCCTGCCAGCCACCATCAACATACTGCTTGTAGGCTTCTTTAAAGCCTTTAGGTGTGGTTACTTCGCCATTGTCGAAGGTACAACCTTCGTCACCCACTTGATAAAGCGGAGACAATACTTCTTCACTGAAACGTGCAGCTTCGCCAAGAATCGCATCAACCATTTCAGGAGAAGCTTCTTCGCCACCAGGGATATTTTTGTAGTGAGATTGAAAATCAAAAACGTCGTTAATCAAAAACTGAATGTCGCGCATAGGCGCTTTATACTGAATCATTAAAACCATCTCTTCTTATGGAGGTGTAAACGTTGGCATTCTTACAGCCGAAAGCCGCCTAGCCATTGGCTAGACTGCCTTATATAGGCGTCAAATGGGTGAATTTACTAAGAATCGTAAAACTATCGACCAAAAGCAAAACGCCCGCCAGTGTATGGCGGGCGCTTGAATTGCACTATGACGATTTGAGCCGTGATAGCGTTAGGCTGGCGTCGCTTCTTTAGTGCGCTTCGCCGCTTCTTCGTCTTTCAACTCGCGACGTAAAATTTTACCGACAGGTGTCATTGGTAACTCGTCGCGGAATTCAATATGGCGGGGCAGCTTGTAACCTGTGAGGCTCAAACGGCAATGGGCCATAATATCGTCTGCAGTGAGGTTCTTATCGATAGCGACAACAAAGAGCTTAACAGCTTCTCCTGTCTTCACATCTGGAACACCAATAACCGCACAGTTTTCAACCCCAGGATGCGTTGCAACTACGTCTTCAATCTCATTTGGATAAACGTTAAAGCCAGAAACCAAAACCATATCTTTAATACGATCAACAATTTTTACGAAACCGTCTTCATCAATAACAGCGACGTCGCCAGTACGCAGCCATTGACCATCAGGGGTAAATGATTCAGCAGTAGATTCTGGACGATTCCAGTAACCCTTCATAACTTGTGGGCCTTTGACACACAATTCGCCGCGTTCACCGATCGCCACTTCATTACCTTGGTCATCAATGCATTTTAATGCCGTACCAGGAACTGGCTGACCAACGGTACCCAAGCGCTCCAAACCACCGGTCGGGTTAACGCACACCACAGGCGAACACTCGGTTAAGCCGTAACCTTCAGAGATGCCACTACCCGTCAGTTCTTTCCAACGTTTAGCGGTATCAGCCACCAGCGCGGTACCACCAGACAAAGTCAGTTTAAGCTCACTAAAGTCACAGTTTTTGAATTCTGGGTGGTTCATCAAGGATACAAACAAGGTATTCAAACCAACAAAGCCGGTCAGCTTATGAGGTTTAATCATACGCACAAACATGCCTGTATCACGCGGATTAGCGATAAGAATACTTTGATCACCCATCTCAAATAGGGCCATCAAATGCACAGTAAATGCATAGATATGATAAAGAGGTAACGGCGCAACCACCTTCGCACCGCCCTCTGGCTTAATTGGTTTACCACTGGCATCAATTTGCATCAGCAACGAACGCGCTTGCTGCATGTTAGCGATCAAATTCTGATTGGTTAATTCTGCACCTTTGGCAACGCCCGTAGTACCACCGGTATACTGCAAAATGATGGTTTGCTGTGAGCCAATCAAGTGTTCTGCACGATAACGGCCTGCACGCGCACCCAACTTAAGCGTTTTACGGAAGCCAATAGCGTCAGGTAGGCTGTAGCCAGGGACCATTTTCTTAACATGCTTCGCGGCAAAGTTGATCAAAGTACGCTTTGGCTGCGGCAACATATCGGCCAAGCTGGTAACAATGACGTGCTTCAAACCGGTATCTTTCAATACGTTTTGTACAGAACGCGCAAACACGTCCATACACACCAAGGCTTTCGCACCCGAATCGTTGAATTGATGCAACATCTCACGTTCGGTATACAGCGGGTTCGTATTTACGACCACCATGCCTGCACGCAGAGCACCATACATAGCAATTGGAAATTGCAGAATGTTAGGCATTTGGATCGCAATACGATCACCCGCTTTCAGTGTGGTGTGATTTTGCAGGTAAGAAGCGAAAGCCGCGCTATAATTGTCAATATCACGGTAACTCAGTGTGTGACCTATGCTGGTGAATGCAGGACGATCAGCGTAACGTTTGAAAGCGCTCTCGATCACCTCTACAACGGAATCGTACTCATCCAAATTAATAGTATCGCTTACGCCAGGGGCTCTTTTACCATTCCAGAATTGTGCTTCCACGTCGGTTGCTCCTCATAGACTTGTGTCATTGTTTTTTTAATGACAAGACTATGACGGAAAGGACATCTAAGTAACAGTGGATTTCGTGACATGATTCTGGTCATATAACGCCACGGAACTTTGGAGTTTTAACGTTTTCTATGTCGAGCAGCAGCATTAGTGCCGCATCACGCGCCTTTATTTCAACTGAATACCTGTCCCAGTTAATCGACCTACTGGCCCAACAAGGTATAAATACTGCGCAGTTATCGCAAGGCACTGGCTTGTCTGTTAAATCGCTAGCCTCTCCGGATGAGTTTATTTCACCGTTGCAATACCACAAGGTCATTGAAAATGCGCTGATTTTGAGTGGCGATCCTTTGCTAGGTCTTGAGCATGGCAAACGCATGAGCATTTCTAGCCATGGCTTCTTAGGATTCGCCATTATGGCCAGCGACAATCTTGGGCAAGCTCTATCTCTTGCAATTCGTTACGCCCGCACTCGCACTCTGCTGGCTGATATTCGATTTATCCACGACGATGACTCAGCGATTATTCAAATCAACCGTTTAGCAGCCATGCCAACGACTTTCTCATTTGTCGTTCACAACATCATTTCAACCTTCGTGACGATTGCCCGCTTTCTCACTCGCGGCGAACAGGAATTAAATGCCATTGTGCGCCTAACTGAAAAACCTGTGCGCCCTGTGTCCTGTTACGAAGGATTATTGGGATTGCCGGTGTATTTGCAGCAAGCACATAACCAACTCTGCATTCCACGCAGCTTACTTGACGTCAAAGTCTCGACAGCAAACAACACTGCGCGACGTATGGCTGAAACTGAATGTGAAAAATTATTGTCAGAGCTCGATAGTGGGCAGGATTTAGTAACACGCATTCGACGCCAGTTGGAAAAAATGGACGCATTTCCAACATTGACCGTGATGGCATCAACTTTAAACTCCAGCCCGCGAACAATTAACCGCAAGCTAGCGCAGCTGAATACGACGTATCAAAACATTGTCGATGAAGCACGGCGTGAGCAAGCAATGCACTTACTGCAAAATACGCGCATTAGTGTCGAAGAGATTGCTCATCAGCTTGGCTACAACGATCCCTCCAACTTCGGCCGGGCGTTTCGCCGCTGGCTAGGTATGTCTCCCCGTACATTTCGTAAGCAGACACAAAAAAGTGCTTGATAGTGTGATCTAGAGCACAGTCGGGTAACACTGCGTAACTAAATCACAGCAACATTACGACATATTTGTGGCGCTGTGCGTCTAATATCGTATTATGAAGCCAGCCTATGGCACTAACTCACCATAAAAAAGAATAAGAGATATAATGAGTAATATTCACTTCCCTAGCGGACAGCGTCCTGTATATCAGCAGCTATCAGCCCTAACAAATGGCTATTTCAAAGCAGTTGGGCTTAATAAAACGGGCGATAGAAGATTACACAATAAAGCTTTAGTCATTCTGGCTATGTATGCATTTTCCTACTCTGCGCTGTATTGGTTGCCAGGTAATTGGGCCATGGCTGCTTGGCTGCTGCACGGTGTTGCTACCGCGTTAGTTGGTTTTAACATCATGCACGATGGCGCACACGACTCTTTCAGTTCATCGCGCAAACTCAATCGTCTTATGGCATTGACGTTCAATTTGATTGGCAGCAATCGCTTCTACTGGGCTCAGAAGCACAATCGCAATCACCATGCCTTTACCAATGTCGATGAAGCCGATGAAGATATTGACGCACTAGGCCTATTTCGCATGAGCCCGCACCAACAACGCCGCCCCTTCCATCGCTTTCAGCACATATACGTGTGGTTTTTGTACCTCATCACAACCTTGTTTTGGTTTTTTGCTCTGGACTTCAAAGCCTATAAAAGCCAAAAAATAGCTAAACGCGCCTATAGCCAGCCAATGTCATTTGGTGATCACGCTGAATTTTGGATATCTAAAGCGGCTTACTTATGCATATATCTGGTACTTCCCGCCATGGTGATGACGACAGAGCAAGTTATCTGGGGTTTCCTGATTATGCACGCAGCATTAGGCTTTTTATTCGCAGTTGTCTTCCAACTGGCTCATGTAGTCGACAAAGCAGAATTCCCTCGCCCAGATGAAAACGACGCTTTGCAAGACGAATGGGCAGTACACCAAATGCGTACAACAGTGGATTTCGCTACTAATAATCGTTTCTTAACTTGGGCATTAGGCGGTTTAAATTTCCAAGCAGAACATCATTTATTCCCACGAATCAGCCATGTTCACTATCCAGCTCTTCACCCATTAATTGAAGAACGCGCAAAAGAGTTAGGGTACGAATTACGTAGTTATCCTACGCTCTGGGCCGCATTAGCTGGGCATTATCGCCACTTACGAGACATGGGGCGCCATGACTCCAAAGAGGCCAGTTCGCAAACTGATCCGCAGACCTGTTAGAATGATCGAACACTCAAGCAAGAGAGGGTTTGAAAATGGAACAACCCATTCACACACTCAATTGTTTGTTTGACCAATTAGGATTGCCTTCCAACGATGACACATCGCTGGATTTATTGAACGACATAAGCCCGTAGGGGATGAGATCTATATCCATCAAATGTCTTTCTTTAATAAATCACAAAGGGCATTCTTGTAGGAAGCAGTTGAAAATGATGCCGATTAGGCCGAAGTAATTAATACTTTAGACAGTCTGATACGGCCCGAAGCAGATATTCGCCCTTCATAATCGAAGAGCCGATGAGGACGATACCTCATCAAATGAGTACCAATAATAAAAATAAGCCCGAGCATAACGACTTGGGCCATTAGCAAAGAAGGTTTTACCACCTCATGCACCAGCTTCTGAAACAACAAGTACAGAAATTCATTTCGGGAGATGCGCCACTCAGTGACGATATGTCCGCCCTGCTGGCCTGCATCAGTAATACCTATAGTGCCAACGAGCTGGAGCGTGCTCAGCTTGAAGAATCGCTAGAAATGAGTGCGCGCACTTTAATAGAACGCAATGATAGCCTTATTCGCAATATCGAAAACCAGCGCCAAGCGCAGGGAAACCTTGCACACTCATACGAAATTTTAAATGCGACATTAAACGCCTCAAAGGAAGGTGTGTTAGTTGTTGGACAAGATGATGCTCCTATTGCTTTCAATAGTCGCTACATAGAGTTAGTAATGCTCGACCAAGAGCGTATGAGCACTATGTCTGGCGTCGATTTATTTCGTAATTTCCTAAGTCTCGCGACTAACCCGAGCTTACTATACAAACAAGTAGATGCATTGAGTGCGCTTGGCAGCGATAGCCACGAAGTCTATCGCCTGAAAGATGGCCGCTGGTTAGAGGTCTACGCCTGCCGCCACAGCGTCGCGGGATTAATATGGATGCTGCGCGATATCAGTGAGATATACGAAAAAGAGGCCACCATTACCTTTCAGGCGTACCACGATAGTCTGACAGGCCTGCCAAATCGCGTACGTTTGCAAGAGCGCCTAGAACAGGCCATTGCAACATCTCAGCGCAAGCATCGACGTTTTGCACTGTGCTACCTAGACCTTGATGGCTTTAAAACCATTAACGATAGTCTTGGCCATAACCATGGTGACGAATTACTAAAAGAAGTATCCGCACGTTTGCAAGCGAACCTCAGAAAACAAGATACGTTAGCTCGCGTTGGCGGTGATGAGTTTGTGGTGATATTCGAACAAGTTGAAGGGCATGAAGATGTCCTAACACTAGCTGAAGGTGTACTAAAAACGCTTTACGAACCTATTCGACTTGATCGACGTGAATTTGTTATCGGTGCCTCAATGGGAATCGCTATGTATCCAACCGATGGCGAAGACTCGGGGATATTAATGCGTAACGCCGATATTGCCATGTACCGCGCCAAAGCTAACGGCAAGAATTGCTTCCACTTTTTTACCCCTGCCCTTGAGCGCATTGCACTGCAACGCATGTCATTAGAAACCAACCTCCGTAGTGCCCTAGAAAAGAACCAGCTAGAACTATTTTATCAACCAAAAGTTTGCTTGCGCGATCTGCCCGATGGTATGGAAACTGGCCATCTTCACAGTTTTGAAGCCCTACTTCGTTGGCCTCAAGCTAATGGCGGATTTATCTCACCAGAGAGCTTTATTCATATAGCCGAAGATGCCGGCATGATTGGGCGAATAGGCTATTGGATTTTGCAACAAGCGTGCTTGCAAGCCAAAGACTGGTACGACCAAGGCTATAGTGCCAACATCAGTATTAATATCTCGCCACGGCAGTTTTTAATTCCAAACTTTCACTACGAAATTATACAAATCATTCGCGACATGAACGTTCCCGTGGAGCTTATTTCGATAGAAATAACCGAAAGCTTGTTGATGCAAGACTTAAGTCATGCCCGCGCGGTACTCGAATACTTCCGTGAAAACGGTATATTTATCTATCTGGATGATTTTGGTACGGGCTTCTCCTCACTAAATTATCTTAAAAATCTTCCTGTCGACGCGATTAAAATTGATCGAACCTTCGTCAAAGACCTCAGTTCAAGCAGCGCCGACCAAGCCATTGCCGCTTCGATTATCACCTTAGGTAAAAACCTAGATATGTTAATTGTCGCCGAAGGTATCGAAAATGCCGAGCAGGCGGATTTCCTTATTCGCAATGGTTGCGATCTTGCACAAGGCTATTATTACGGTCACCCCGTTAGCGCAGAACAGGCAAGCTTGTATCTGCACCCAGCCGACCGAACTTGCGAGCGACTTGCCAAACGCCAACGTTGCCTATAAATTCCTGCCTCCATGAACGAGTTGAGAGGCAGAAATTATTGTGAAGTATCCACACTTTATCGCGATTGATGGCAGCTCTTATGAAGAGGAAGCGCACCCAATTGCGATTGCTTGGTCACTCGATGATGGCTCAATCAAAACAACACTTGTCCAACCAGAGGACGATTGGGAAGACTGGGACTACGCATTAGAAGATCTGCACGGCATCACTCAAGACACCCTGTTCCAGCGCGGAGAAACGGGCTGGTCGGTTATTCGCGAACTAGAACACGACCTAGAACAACCCTTCCTTATCGCCGAGGATATGGAGCGAGTAACTCAGTTGCTCGATAAACTCTATGACAGCTGCGGTCGCGAAGTGAGTATGGAAATTGGTCGTTTAAGTGACGAGATCAGCAATGCTAGCGGCATTACTGAGCTGTATGAGGATCTTGATTTCAGCCACCAGCCTTGCGACGAACGCGTACGTTTGATGCTAGAACTATGGGCTCGTGATAACACCTAAACAAGAACACAAACAATCAAATATGAGCACTTATCGAAATAAAAACCGATAAACGCTCATATATGATCACTTATATTTTACGGAAGCTGGCGCCAATCTTAGTCGCCCAACTTGCCTCAATACCCGCATCGTCAGCATATTGAGACCAAGTTTTTAATACCTCCGCCACTTCACCCACTATCGCTCTAACACGGCGCTCACTGACATCCGCCATCGCGCCACAAGCAAGCAGATCATCCAGCACAAATCCATCGCGTTTGCCGTTAACACTCATTTGATGACTCGATGTCCACTCGCCGCTCGGATTATACGAATAGGTCACATCATAAGCGGGAGACAAGCGCCATTCACCGCGCTTATTCATTAAGAAGGCGATATTTTTCGTATGGTCGTCCTGATTACGTGCCATAACGTTAAACACCATACGACGAAATTGCTGCTCAAGCGCTAGATGCAAATCCTGCAAGCCCATTTGGCGCATCACCCGAAACGCTTGCTCATAAGAATACGCACCCGCCATATTAAAATCGAAGTGCGCAACACCACAGAGCGTTTGCATGTGCAATTTATCTTTGCCGCCAATTCGATCAAAGCGTTTTGTTAGAAAGTGCGCGCGCCCGTTTTCTTCTAACAACTGACACGGCATCATGTCGATCCCAGCGGCTTTAGCCATTTGCGAGTAGGCATATTCGATACGAGTAAACCCTTGTGGATCATTCAACTCTTTATCACGGTTACCCTGCACACCATCGAACTTCAACAAATAATGCTCAAAACCCTCAGGACAATCCAATTGCCCAGAGCGAACTTCATGAGTTGCCTCATTCCATGCAATCACGGCTTTAGCGCGAGCACCACCAGCCGACGTACCCACAGAAATAATCTGCTGCAAGGCTTGAGTATCGGCCATAGAGTCATTGGCAGAATAACCAAACTTAGCAGCCAAGCTATCCTTTTGAGCTAGGGCTCGATTAGCCAAATCCACCAGTTTAGTCATTTCTAATTGCTGATCAGGAATGCGAGTGCGTGGAGTTTCTGGTAAATACTCAAGCGCGCCCATACCACGTATGCCCATATATAAAAGACGTTCCACCGGGTTAAAACTGCCCGGTTCGCGATTCTGACTCACTAACCACTGATCTATCAGTAAATTACCGAATTTATCAGGCAAAGAGTCCGCCAACATACCTGGCAAACCCTTGTACGATTCTTTATTCAAAGCAGGAAATGAAAACACGCCGGCACCCAGCGGCATATGCAATGGCGAAAGCTGAATGCCCGAGCGTAAAAAAGGCTTAGCGTATTCAAAGAAACCAAGCTGACGCTGCGCATCCCATTGCACAGCACCAATGGTTATACCCCAGAGACGCACTTCTGCCACAGAAATCACGCGTCATCGCCCCATGTCCAAGTGCCCTTATCTTCGGCTACCTGACGGCTGCCAGATGCACGCTGCCGCTCGCTGCCGTTATCGACTTGCGGCCCTGCACCGCTATTCTGCAAGCTCGCCATAGGACTAGGAGGCTGAGGCGGTAGTAACAATTCGAGTTGATCGACCACACCCAGGGCGCGCATTAAGGCAATAATATTCATTAAGCTGACGTTATCCGCCCCGCTCTCCAAACGCCTTAGCGTCGACAAGCTGACGCCCGATGCCTCAGCCAACTGCGCTTGAGTTAAGTTCCGGCTTAAACGAGCACTGCGAAAACGCTCACCCAACTGCTCTAGCACGACTAAATTACTAACTGATGAGTATTCCATAAATATTCACATATGAATTATTAATGACAATATAGGCCACTATCTATCAAATATGAACACTTAAATTAGATAAAGTTTCCGACAAGTAAGGATAAGCGTTGCGTCATGCCAGAAAAGCAGTAGAGTACCCGCTCTCGCTCAACCCCTATTCAGCATCGGCAAAGTTTCATGGCTATTAAAGCAACCATCTACAAAGCGGAGTTATCCGTCTCTGATATGGATCGTCATCATTATCAGACCTATAACTTAACTCTGGCACAACATCCGTCGGAAACCACCGAACGTATGATGGTTCGTATTGCCGCCTTCGTATTAAATGCTTCTGAAAGTTTAGAGTTTACTAAAGGTCTGAGCACGGATGATGAGCCAGATCTTTGGCAAAAAAGCCTATCGGATGAGATCGAGCTTTGGATTGAACTCGGCTGTCCGGATGAAAAACGCCTGCGCAAAGCCTGCA containing:
- a CDS encoding acyl-CoA dehydrogenase C-terminal domain-containing protein is translated as MIQYKAPMRDIQFLINDVFDFQSHYKNIPGGEEASPEMVDAILGEAARFSEEVLSPLYQVGDEGCTFDNGEVTTPKGFKEAYKQYVDGGWQGMSAPVAYGGQGLPLSLGVVKSEMMATANWVWNMYPGLSMGAMNTVYMHGTEEQKQTYLIPMTEGRWTGTMCLTEPQCGTDLGQVKTKAELNADGSYNLTGTKIFISSGEHDFTDNIVHIVLARLPNAPEGTRGISLFIVPKFNVNADGSLGERNPVTCGSIEHKMGIHGSSTCVMNFDNAKGFLIGPENKGLQCMFTFMNTARIGTSIQGVGAAELSFQGALPYARDRRSMRSLSGKKSPDKVADAIIVHPDVRRMLLTQKAIAEGGRAMLYYAAMLADKMTAAHDRGDTKGYEEWDDKLGFQTPILKAFLTELGYEAANHGVQVYGGHGFIKEWGMEQIIRDTQIAKLYEGTTGVQALDLLGRKVLMGKLKPFNDFREVVSEFIITHENKAEMKPFIKQLKRSMLAWRINTMRIAYKASKDRDMVGSASVDYLMYSGYIVMAFFWAKMADAAFTQLKSGGDADFYRAKIQTAEFYYDRMLPRAKGHGKMMLKDPKSLMQMKDEHFSF
- a CDS encoding long-chain-fatty-acid--CoA ligase — protein: MEAQFWNGKRAPGVSDTINLDEYDSVVEVIESAFKRYADRPAFTSIGHTLSYRDIDNYSAAFASYLQNHTTLKAGDRIAIQMPNILQFPIAMYGALRAGMVVVNTNPLYTEREMLHQFNDSGAKALVCMDVFARSVQNVLKDTGLKHVIVTSLADMLPQPKRTLINFAAKHVKKMVPGYSLPDAIGFRKTLKLGARAGRYRAEHLIGSQQTIILQYTGGTTGVAKGAELTNQNLIANMQQARSLLMQIDASGKPIKPEGGAKVVAPLPLYHIYAFTVHLMALFEMGDQSILIANPRDTGMFVRMIKPHKLTGFVGLNTLFVSLMNHPEFKNCDFSELKLTLSGGTALVADTAKRWKELTGSGISEGYGLTECSPVVCVNPTGGLERLGTVGQPVPGTALKCIDDQGNEVAIGERGELCVKGPQVMKGYWNRPESTAESFTPDGQWLRTGDVAVIDEDGFVKIVDRIKDMVLVSGFNVYPNEIEDVVATHPGVENCAVIGVPDVKTGEAVKLFVVAIDKNLTADDIMAHCRLSLTGYKLPRHIEFRDELPMTPVGKILRRELKDEEAAKRTKEATPA
- a CDS encoding AraC family transcriptional regulator; amino-acid sequence: MSSSSISAASRAFISTEYLSQLIDLLAQQGINTAQLSQGTGLSVKSLASPDEFISPLQYHKVIENALILSGDPLLGLEHGKRMSISSHGFLGFAIMASDNLGQALSLAIRYARTRTLLADIRFIHDDDSAIIQINRLAAMPTTFSFVVHNIISTFVTIARFLTRGEQELNAIVRLTEKPVRPVSCYEGLLGLPVYLQQAHNQLCIPRSLLDVKVSTANNTARRMAETECEKLLSELDSGQDLVTRIRRQLEKMDAFPTLTVMASTLNSSPRTINRKLAQLNTTYQNIVDEARREQAMHLLQNTRISVEEIAHQLGYNDPSNFGRAFRRWLGMSPRTFRKQTQKSA
- a CDS encoding fatty acid desaturase family protein, which translates into the protein MSNIHFPSGQRPVYQQLSALTNGYFKAVGLNKTGDRRLHNKALVILAMYAFSYSALYWLPGNWAMAAWLLHGVATALVGFNIMHDGAHDSFSSSRKLNRLMALTFNLIGSNRFYWAQKHNRNHHAFTNVDEADEDIDALGLFRMSPHQQRRPFHRFQHIYVWFLYLITTLFWFFALDFKAYKSQKIAKRAYSQPMSFGDHAEFWISKAAYLCIYLVLPAMVMTTEQVIWGFLIMHAALGFLFAVVFQLAHVVDKAEFPRPDENDALQDEWAVHQMRTTVDFATNNRFLTWALGGLNFQAEHHLFPRISHVHYPALHPLIEERAKELGYELRSYPTLWAALAGHYRHLRDMGRHDSKEASSQTDPQTC
- a CDS encoding putative bifunctional diguanylate cyclase/phosphodiesterase; the protein is MHQLLKQQVQKFISGDAPLSDDMSALLACISNTYSANELERAQLEESLEMSARTLIERNDSLIRNIENQRQAQGNLAHSYEILNATLNASKEGVLVVGQDDAPIAFNSRYIELVMLDQERMSTMSGVDLFRNFLSLATNPSLLYKQVDALSALGSDSHEVYRLKDGRWLEVYACRHSVAGLIWMLRDISEIYEKEATITFQAYHDSLTGLPNRVRLQERLEQAIATSQRKHRRFALCYLDLDGFKTINDSLGHNHGDELLKEVSARLQANLRKQDTLARVGGDEFVVIFEQVEGHEDVLTLAEGVLKTLYEPIRLDRREFVIGASMGIAMYPTDGEDSGILMRNADIAMYRAKANGKNCFHFFTPALERIALQRMSLETNLRSALEKNQLELFYQPKVCLRDLPDGMETGHLHSFEALLRWPQANGGFISPESFIHIAEDAGMIGRIGYWILQQACLQAKDWYDQGYSANISINISPRQFLIPNFHYEIIQIIRDMNVPVELISIEITESLLMQDLSHARAVLEYFRENGIFIYLDDFGTGFSSLNYLKNLPVDAIKIDRTFVKDLSSSSADQAIAASIITLGKNLDMLIVAEGIENAEQADFLIRNGCDLAQGYYYGHPVSAEQASLYLHPADRTCERLAKRQRCL
- a CDS encoding type II toxin-antitoxin system HipA family toxin; the protein is MISVAEVRLWGITIGAVQWDAQRQLGFFEYAKPFLRSGIQLSPLHMPLGAGVFSFPALNKESYKGLPGMLADSLPDKFGNLLIDQWLVSQNREPGSFNPVERLLYMGIRGMGALEYLPETPRTRIPDQQLEMTKLVDLANRALAQKDSLAAKFGYSANDSMADTQALQQIISVGTSAGGARAKAVIAWNEATHEVRSGQLDCPEGFEHYLLKFDGVQGNRDKELNDPQGFTRIEYAYSQMAKAAGIDMMPCQLLEENGRAHFLTKRFDRIGGKDKLHMQTLCGVAHFDFNMAGAYSYEQAFRVMRQMGLQDLHLALEQQFRRMVFNVMARNQDDHTKNIAFLMNKRGEWRLSPAYDVTYSYNPSGEWTSSHQMSVNGKRDGFVLDDLLACGAMADVSERRVRAIVGEVAEVLKTWSQYADDAGIEASWATKIGASFRKI
- a CDS encoding helix-turn-helix domain-containing protein encodes the protein MEYSSVSNLVVLEQLGERFRSARLSRNLTQAQLAEASGVSLSTLRRLESGADNVSLMNIIALMRALGVVDQLELLLPPQPPSPMASLQNSGAGPQVDNGSERQRASGSRQVAEDKGTWTWGDDA
- a CDS encoding YaeQ family protein, whose amino-acid sequence is MAIKATIYKAELSVSDMDRHHYQTYNLTLAQHPSETTERMMVRIAAFVLNASESLEFTKGLSTDDEPDLWQKSLSDEIELWIELGCPDEKRLRKACSRSRQVILYGYHGNAFDIWWQQNQQKCSRFDNLAVIALNPTAIEQLDTLAQRTMRLQASIQDATLWLGNTDRSIEIQPTVLQAAKH